Proteins from a single region of Xenopus laevis strain J_2021 chromosome 9_10S, Xenopus_laevis_v10.1, whole genome shotgun sequence:
- the ankrd40.S gene encoding ankyrin repeat domain-containing protein 40 isoform X1, translating to MEEGLREAAALGDLEEVQKLLRCGANVNSQNEINGWTCLHWACKRNHLHIVSFLLEAGADTDILTSKGERPVQLTSKKDIKRLLGVEEPETEERKLDSELPFVPNYLANPPFPYSFSRENTDKEEPTGDPHSENGPSCNPPHLAMTYPSLSNGMENVCISTSSTNEDPLPALFFNRDVHVAPDCALSSVQSGPVCSPVVPPNLSLFSPVSNSHHHGSVNAGPMQVFQPFFFTGAFPSNMKELVLKVRIQSAAPGDTDFIEVEMDRQELTYRELLRVCCIELKVSPENVEKIRKLPNTMLRKDKDVARLQDFQELELVLRNSSDRFRTSTSLTDRPCFNKNASQLTY from the exons ATGGAAGAAGGATTGAGGGAGGCTGCTGCTTTGGGGGATTTGGAAGAGGTGCAGAAGCTGCTGAGATGTGGGGCCAATGTTAATTCGCAGAATGAAATCAATGGCTG GACTTGCCTGCATTGGGCATGCAAGCGGAACCATCTACATATTGTATCGTTCCTATTAGAAGCTGGAGCCGATACAGATATTCTTACCAGCAAAGGAGAGAGGCCAGTGCAACTGACATCCAAGAAGGATATCAAGAGGCTTTTGGGAG TGGAAGAGCCAGAAACAGAAGAAAGAAAACTGGACTCTGAGTTACCCTTTGTCCCAAATTATTTAGCAAATCCCCCTTTTCCATACAGCTTCTCAAGGGAAAATACAGATAAAGAGGAACCTACTGGAGACCCTCACTCTGAAAATGGGCCCTCGTGTAATCCACCTCATCTCGCCATGACTTATCCTTCCTTAtccaatggaatggaaaatgTCTGTATATCTACCTCTTCAACGAATGAAGATCCCCTCCCAGCATTATTCTTTAACAGAGATGTGCATGTTGCCCCAGATTGTGCGCTCTCCTCAGTACAGAGTGGCCCTGTCTGCTCACCTGTTGTACCTCCAAACCTCAGTCTTTTCTCCCCCGTCTCTAACAGCCACCATCATGGAAGTGTTAATGCTGGACCTATGCAAGTATTTCAGCCGTTCTTTTTCACCGGTGCGTTTCCATCCAACATGAAAG AACTGGTCCTTAAAGTGAGAATTCAGAGTGCTGCACCAGGAGACACTGATTTCATTGAAGTTGAAATGGACCGTCAAGAGCTTACTTACAGAGAGCTACTGAGAGTGTGTTGTATTGAGCTGAAAGTCAGTCCAGAGAATGTGGAGAAAATTAGGAAATTACCCAACACTATGCTTAGGAAG GATAAAGACGTTGCCCGATTACAAGACTTCCAGGAGCTGGAGCTGGTCCTGAGGAACAGCAGCGACCGATTTCGGACATCAACGTCCCTGACAGATAGGCCTTGCTTCAACAAGAATGCTTCGCAGCTAACCTACTAA
- the ankrd40.S gene encoding ankyrin repeat domain-containing protein 40 isoform X2: MEEGLREAAALGDLEEVQKLLRCGANVNSQNEINGWTCLHWACKRNHLHIVSFLLEAGADTDILTSKGERPVQLTSKKDIKRLLGVEEPETEERKLDSELPFVPNYLANPPFPYSFSRENTDKEEPTGDPHSENGPSCNPPHLAMTYPSLSNGMENVCISTSSTNEDPLPALFFNRDVHVAPDCALSSVQSGPVCSPVVPPNLSLFSPVSNSHHHGSVNAGPMQVFQPFFFTELVLKVRIQSAAPGDTDFIEVEMDRQELTYRELLRVCCIELKVSPENVEKIRKLPNTMLRKDKDVARLQDFQELELVLRNSSDRFRTSTSLTDRPCFNKNASQLTY; this comes from the exons ATGGAAGAAGGATTGAGGGAGGCTGCTGCTTTGGGGGATTTGGAAGAGGTGCAGAAGCTGCTGAGATGTGGGGCCAATGTTAATTCGCAGAATGAAATCAATGGCTG GACTTGCCTGCATTGGGCATGCAAGCGGAACCATCTACATATTGTATCGTTCCTATTAGAAGCTGGAGCCGATACAGATATTCTTACCAGCAAAGGAGAGAGGCCAGTGCAACTGACATCCAAGAAGGATATCAAGAGGCTTTTGGGAG TGGAAGAGCCAGAAACAGAAGAAAGAAAACTGGACTCTGAGTTACCCTTTGTCCCAAATTATTTAGCAAATCCCCCTTTTCCATACAGCTTCTCAAGGGAAAATACAGATAAAGAGGAACCTACTGGAGACCCTCACTCTGAAAATGGGCCCTCGTGTAATCCACCTCATCTCGCCATGACTTATCCTTCCTTAtccaatggaatggaaaatgTCTGTATATCTACCTCTTCAACGAATGAAGATCCCCTCCCAGCATTATTCTTTAACAGAGATGTGCATGTTGCCCCAGATTGTGCGCTCTCCTCAGTACAGAGTGGCCCTGTCTGCTCACCTGTTGTACCTCCAAACCTCAGTCTTTTCTCCCCCGTCTCTAACAGCCACCATCATGGAAGTGTTAATGCTGGACCTATGCAAGTATTTCAGCCGTTCTTTTTCACCG AACTGGTCCTTAAAGTGAGAATTCAGAGTGCTGCACCAGGAGACACTGATTTCATTGAAGTTGAAATGGACCGTCAAGAGCTTACTTACAGAGAGCTACTGAGAGTGTGTTGTATTGAGCTGAAAGTCAGTCCAGAGAATGTGGAGAAAATTAGGAAATTACCCAACACTATGCTTAGGAAG GATAAAGACGTTGCCCGATTACAAGACTTCCAGGAGCTGGAGCTGGTCCTGAGGAACAGCAGCGACCGATTTCGGACATCAACGTCCCTGACAGATAGGCCTTGCTTCAACAAGAATGCTTCGCAGCTAACCTACTAA
- the ankrd40.S gene encoding ankyrin repeat domain-containing protein 40 isoform X3 has protein sequence MLIRRMKSMAVEEPETEERKLDSELPFVPNYLANPPFPYSFSRENTDKEEPTGDPHSENGPSCNPPHLAMTYPSLSNGMENVCISTSSTNEDPLPALFFNRDVHVAPDCALSSVQSGPVCSPVVPPNLSLFSPVSNSHHHGSVNAGPMQVFQPFFFTGAFPSNMKELVLKVRIQSAAPGDTDFIEVEMDRQELTYRELLRVCCIELKVSPENVEKIRKLPNTMLRKDKDVARLQDFQELELVLRNSSDRFRTSTSLTDRPCFNKNASQLTY, from the exons ATGTTAATTCGCAGAATGAAATCAATGGCTG TGGAAGAGCCAGAAACAGAAGAAAGAAAACTGGACTCTGAGTTACCCTTTGTCCCAAATTATTTAGCAAATCCCCCTTTTCCATACAGCTTCTCAAGGGAAAATACAGATAAAGAGGAACCTACTGGAGACCCTCACTCTGAAAATGGGCCCTCGTGTAATCCACCTCATCTCGCCATGACTTATCCTTCCTTAtccaatggaatggaaaatgTCTGTATATCTACCTCTTCAACGAATGAAGATCCCCTCCCAGCATTATTCTTTAACAGAGATGTGCATGTTGCCCCAGATTGTGCGCTCTCCTCAGTACAGAGTGGCCCTGTCTGCTCACCTGTTGTACCTCCAAACCTCAGTCTTTTCTCCCCCGTCTCTAACAGCCACCATCATGGAAGTGTTAATGCTGGACCTATGCAAGTATTTCAGCCGTTCTTTTTCACCGGTGCGTTTCCATCCAACATGAAAG AACTGGTCCTTAAAGTGAGAATTCAGAGTGCTGCACCAGGAGACACTGATTTCATTGAAGTTGAAATGGACCGTCAAGAGCTTACTTACAGAGAGCTACTGAGAGTGTGTTGTATTGAGCTGAAAGTCAGTCCAGAGAATGTGGAGAAAATTAGGAAATTACCCAACACTATGCTTAGGAAG GATAAAGACGTTGCCCGATTACAAGACTTCCAGGAGCTGGAGCTGGTCCTGAGGAACAGCAGCGACCGATTTCGGACATCAACGTCCCTGACAGATAGGCCTTGCTTCAACAAGAATGCTTCGCAGCTAACCTACTAA